The following proteins are encoded in a genomic region of Bufo bufo chromosome 11, aBufBuf1.1, whole genome shotgun sequence:
- the LOC120981523 gene encoding olfactory receptor 12D2-like — MDRLNKTSLSDFILTGLTDVPWLQKLLFIFVLFFYQLGNMGNIIIIILAIRDPSLHSPMYFFLANLSFLDICFSSVTVPKMMVGFWIQNVISIKACIVQMYFFQALGFSEGVLLSAMGYDRYVAICHPLRYRIIMRRSICFYLVFLSWSAGLTTSLVNALMTSQLPFCNVNRVRHFYCDVKPVIKLACRDISVNEITLLYFSGFICTGTFILTVLSYFYIICHFVNHQSSKGRPKAFSTCSAHLTVVMLFYGTAMCTYLGPDSEASIESDRVAAILATVITPSLNPVIYTLRNKEVRNSLRSMFKTSHLENY, encoded by the coding sequence ATGGACCGTTTGAACAAGACATCATTATCTGACTTCATTCTCACTGGACTCACGGACGTGCCGTGGCTTCAGAAGCTCCTCTTTATTTTTGTTCTCTTCTTCTACCAGCTCGGTAATATGGGCAATATCATTATCATCATTTTGGCCATCAGAGATCCATCCCTTCATTCCCCAATGTATTTCTTCTTGGCTAATCTTTCCTTTCTGGATATCTGCTTTTCTTCTGTGACAGTCCCTAAAATGATGGTCGGGTTCTGGATACAGAACGTGATATCTATAAAAGCCTGCATTGTGCAGATGTATTTCTTTCAAGCTTTGGGGTTTTCAGAAGGTGTCCTACTTTCTGCCATGGGTTATGATCGATACGTTGCTATATGTCACCCTCTCCGATACAGAATCATTATGAGAAGGTCCATTTGCTTCTACCTTGTTTTTCTGTCATGGTCTGCCGGTCTCACAACGTCATTAGTGAACGcgctgatgacatcacagctGCCATTTTGTAATGTTAACAGGGTTCGTCACTTCTACTGTGACGTAAAGCCAGTAATAAAATTGGCTTGTAGAGATATCAGTGTCAATGAAATTACTCTTTTGTACTTCAGTGGATTCATTTGCACGGGCACCTTTATTCTGACCGTACTATCCTATTTCTACATCATATGTCACTTTGTCAATCACCAATCTTCAAAGGGCAGACCCAAAGCTTTCTCAACCTGTTCTGCACACTTGACTGTTGTCATGCTTTTCTATGGGACAGCCATGTGTACTTACCTTGGCCCTGACTCCGAAGCTTCTATTGAAAGTGACAGAGTTGCAGCTATATTGGCAACAGTAATCACTCCATCTTTAAACCCTGTTATTTATACCTTGAGAAATAAGGAAGTGAGAAATTCCTTGAGAAGTATGTTTAAGACTTCACATCTTGAGAATTATtag